In one window of Astyanax mexicanus isolate ESR-SI-001 chromosome 18, AstMex3_surface, whole genome shotgun sequence DNA:
- the LOC125782583 gene encoding uncharacterized protein LOC125782583, giving the protein MEANVVNRGRARARGVRVRGGRWGGRGRGRPRTIISDEIRATLVDHVVNHGLTMREAGQRVQPNLSRYTVASIIRTFRNENRTERLPTRGGRGRLLSPEQETEIMNMVLENNGITLRQIQRKIIENNEIFQNIDRVSLSTLDRVLHRNKLRMKQVYRVPFERNSERVKELRYNYVQRVLELEVDAVEHQFIFIDEVGFNLTKRRRRGRNIIGQRAIVEVPGQRGGNITMCAAMTHHGIIHHHATLGPYNTAHLITFLDTLHNTLIPPDQIDGPEQLRYVVIWDNVSFHRAALVHNWFTDHPRFSVVYLPPYSPFLNPIEEFFSAWRWKVYGLNSETRIPLFQAMEDACGDIAVDAFHGWIRHARRYFPRCLARENIACDVDEVLWPDRNRREDAA; this is encoded by the exons ATGGAGGCCAATGTTGTAAACAGAGGCAGAGCCAGAGCCAGaggagtgagagtaagaggaggACGATGGGGAGGACGAGGACGAGGAAGGCCAAGGACAATCATTTCTGATGAGATCCGAGCCACTTTGGTTGACCATGTGGTCAACCATGGCCTAACAATGAGGGAGGCTGGGCAAAGAGTACAGCCAAATTTGAGCAGGTACACTGTAGCATCCATCATCCGGACTTTCCGCAATGAGAATAG AACTGAAAGATTACCAACAAGAGGTGGACGGGGCCGTCTTCTGTCTCCTGAACAGGAAACAGAGATCATGAACATGGTTCTTGAAAATAACGGCATTACCTTAcggcaaatacaaagaaaaataatagaaaacaatgagatatttcaaaatattgataGGGTAAGTTTATCAACGCTGGACCGTGTCTTGCACAGAAATAAACTGAGGATGAAGCAGGTCTACAGGGTGCCATTTGAGCGCAATTCAGAAAGAGTCAAAGAATTGCGATATAACTATGTGCAA AGAGTCCTTGAGCTGGAGGTGGATGCAGTGGAGCACCAGTTCATCTTCATTGATGAGGTTGGATTCAACCTCACAAAAAGACGAAGGAGGGGAAGGAATATAATCGGCCAGCGTGCCATTGTTGAAGTCCCTGGCCAGCGCGGAGGGAACATCACAATGTGTGCAGCGATGACCCACCATGGCATCATCCATCACCATGCTACCCTTGGCCCCTACAACACTGCCCATCTGATCACATTCCTGGACACCctacacaacacactcattccACCAGATCAGATAGACGGCCCAGAGCAGCTCAGGTACGTTGTCATTTGGGACAACGTAAGCTTCCACCGGGCTGCTCTGGTTCATAACTGGTTCACTGACCACCCACGCTTTTCAGTTGTTTATCTCCCTCCATATTCTCCATTCCTCAATCCTATTGAGGAATTTTTTTCTGCCTGGAGATGGAAAGTGTACGGCCTAAATTCAGAAACGCGTATACCCCTTTTCCAAGCTATGGAAGACGCATGTGGAGATATAGCAGTTGATGCTTTTCATGGCTGGATTCGCCATGCTAGGCGATATTTCCCCCGCTGCTTGGCCAGGGAAAACATTGcttgtgatgtagatgaggtgctgtggccagaccgaaacagaagagaggatgcagcatag